The Thermasporomyces composti region GCTCACGGTCGCGGCGACCCCTGGGATGCTCGGGCACGTGCTGGCGACCCTGCTCGAGAACGCCCTGCACCACGGCGGCGGTACCGTGCTCATCCGTCGTCGCACCACGGGCACGCCGCCCGGCGGGTCTGTGGTGATCGAGGTCTCCGACGAGGGTCCGGGCATTCCCGAGGAGCTGGGGGCACGGGTCTTCGAGCGGGCTGTCAGCGGTCGCAGTGGTACGGGACTCGGCTTGGCCCTCGCTCGCGACCTCGCCGAGGCGGGCGGCGGCCGGCTGGAGCTGATCTCGCGCCGGCCGGCGACATTCGCGGTCTTCCTGCCACGGGTGGAGGACGCCCGCCAGCTCGAGGGCGAGCGTGGAGCGGCCTCGGGCGCTTCGGCCGGATCGGACGGCACCGGCTCAGGGACGGCGGACGCCCGCGCCGCCTCCGGTCGCTCAGGCCGGGGTTCGTCCGGCCGCACCGCCTTGGGGCTCGGCCGGCGCGGGAGGAAGTGAGACCGCCGGCTCCTCGGCGCCCTCACGAGTCGTAGCGCCAGCAAACGAGGCACCGTGGCCCCGTCAGCGCCCCGGATAGGCGTCAGCGCCCTCGGACGCCGCGCTTCCGGGGGACGTCTCGCCTAGGGCATGGGGCAAAGGCCTCGAGGTCAGCGATCAGGTCGGCCGCTGGGTCGAGTGCCTGCAGCACCCAGCCTCGGTGCTTCTTGCTCCAGATCTTGTGCGCGGCTCGGTGGATGTCGGGGGCGGCGTCCTCCGACGGCCACAGGACGAGAGAGTGGGAGGGAAACGGAGGCTTGGGCACGAGCCCCCAGCTCCCGACGGCCGTCCACGGGATCGAGAAGGCTCGGCCGAAGCGGAGGGTGACGTGGAGTCCTTCGGTGTCGATGCGGACTCGTCCTCCGACGGTCGGGAAGGAGAGCGCGTAGATCCCAAGCGGGATGAGCACCAGACCAACCAAGCCCTGGAGGAAAAGCTTCGTGGCAGGACGCACTGCCAATGGGGCGAGGTCCTCGAAGAAGAGGGCTCGGCCAGCGCCGATCGTCGCTGCTGGACCATAGGCCAGGCCGAGGACCAGAAAGAAGATCCCCGCCGAGAGCTGACCCGCGTCGAGCCGGTGAGTCCGTGCAGAGTCGGCCATGGTCGAGCCCTTTCCTGGTCGGTGCCTGGTAGCCATGGTAAGGGCCCAAGATCGGCTGTCGCGTCACTCGGAGGCTCTCCTGCGTGGCAGTCGCGGCGCGTGATCGCGTGGCCGTGGCAGCTGCATCGTCCACCCTTCTGCCGCCGGTCCGAGGAGCTTCCGAGGTTATCCACAGGTTCCAGGCCGTCTGCTGACGCTGGGCCCGAGACTCTGTTGAATGCCCCTATCCTTGTCCTCTCGTAGAGATCAACAAGGGGGACGTGATGGTCGAGTTCGATCCCGAGGCGTTCGGTCGAGGCCTCAAAGGGCTAGCGGAAGGTGAGGACTCTCCCTACATCTGTATAGCCAGGGCCAAGGGGCTCATCGAGGCGGCCGAGCTGCATCCGCTCGCGTTCGGGTTGATCTGCTTGCCGATCGTCAAGGGAACGTACGACGACTCACGAGAGTTCCTGGCAAAGAACCTTCGTACCGGCACGGAGAACATGCATGCGGTTCTCGCCGGACTCAACCGGGTAGCGGCCAACTACCGAAACGCCGAGCAGGCGAACCTCCTTCTTCCAGAGAAGGTCGACTTGCCGGAGATCAAGGTAACCGCGACGAACGCCAAAATCATCTTTGAGGCAGCTGTCGTCTACTGGTGCAAGATGGGCCTTCTCGCGATGCTGGCTCAGAAGGTCAGCGTCGAATGCGCTCGCCTGGCTGTCAGCGCCGGGGTCGCCGCCGCCTTGTGGTTGGGGTTCATGCCCGATGATGTGGCGCTTAGCCGAGCGCACGGCCAGTGGCAGGAGGCCGCGAACCAGCTTGAGAAGTTCAATGATGACATCCTCGTCAAGATGAACGCCCTGAACGCAGCGTGGAGCGGAAGTGAAGCGCAGGAGGCGTTCACGCGGTGGATGGACAACTTCCGCGAGGAAGTCGAAGAGTGTCGAGACGCCGTTGCTAAGGGTGCCGACTCCCTGAAGGATCTTTACGACACACTCAACTCGGAATGCTATATGGCCTTCGTTGCGACAGTTGCGAACCTCATCGTCCTCGCCGCCATGGCGTGTCTGAGTTTGTCGTGTCCGCCACTTTGGAAAGCGGCGATGGAAGCGGTCGGGGCGGTCCTGTCGATCAACACGGGCACTCGGATCGCCTATGCCGCTGCTGCGATCAAGACTGTGCTGTTAGCGATTCGTGGGATCGTGGGGACGACGTTTGTCACGAAGAAGGAGAAGGGCGATGCCGGGAACGGCGTTGACTTCGAGGAGGTGGCGCTGAGCAACGAACAGATCGAGGCCCTCGTACGCGGTGTGAACTCGTAGCAAAGGAGCTTGTAACAAGGGAGGTAGGATGAGCGCGGATCTTGAGGATCACGAGCGGCTCCTCAAGGAGGCGGCCGACCGCCTGGAGCGCATTCAAGCGATGGGCACTCAGCTCACCGAGGTTCGAGGCGAGGCCGAAACCGCGGACGGCAAAGTGCGAGCTGTGGTCCGACCAGGTGGCGCGTTGGAGTCACTCACCCTTGATCCACGCGCGATGAGGATGGCGTCGGAAGACCTGGCTGCGGCGATCGTTGAGGCCGTTGCCGCTGCGACAGAGGACGTCACGGCGAAGGTGGCCGAAGCTATGGAGTCCGTGCTGCCTGGTGTCGGTGCCTCGATCGCCGAGCTGGCTGATCCCGCTGCGCTTGCGGAGGCGCAAAGCCGCTCGGAGCAGCAGATCAACTCGATTGTCGAGTCGCTTCGTCGAGGCTTCTCCTGATCGGTCGGTCAGTGCCGCCTCTTCTGGCGGCGGAGGTCTCGCCGTGGCGGTGGTGCCAGTGCCTCGAGGTCGGCGACTAGCTGCGGTCCTGGGTCGATCGCTTCCACGACCCAGCCTTGGTACTTCTTGTTCCAAAGCTTTCTGGCGGCGTGGCAAACCTCTGGGGAAGCATCGGGTGATGGCCATAGGACGAGAGAGTTCGTCAATCGCCAGAGGCGCGGGGCGAGCCCCCAGCTGCCGACGGCACTCCATGGGATGGAGATGGCCTTTGCACGTCGGAGGGTGAATGCCAGGCCCTCGGAGTCAATGCGCACGCTCGCTCCCGCGGTGGGTAGGCGTAGTGCCCAAACGCCAATCGGGATGCACAGAAGGCCGGTGACGCCCATGAGGAGGAATCTCGCCGCAGGGCGAGCGGCCGCAGGATCTACTCCTTCCGAGAAGGCCTGAATACCTGTGATCGTTCCAATGGGGCCAAAGAGCAGTCCAAGCAGTAGGAAAACGCGACCACCGTTGAGCGAGTCGACATCGAGCTTGTGGGTCCGTGGAGCGTCGGCCATGGTAGGTCCATCTACGTCGTCAGCTGGTCTTGCCATAGTCGCCATGCTAAGGCTTTGATCGAACAACACCTCTCCCGAAGTCCTAGTGTGAGCTGGCGGCCCGAACGTCATGGTGGGTTGTCAGCTGACGGCATTCCCACGGATCCGACCCCGGTGGTGAAGCCGCTCCGCCACCGATTGAGTGCCGTGCCCTGCCCCGCTGGGGTATCGACGCTCTCGGTCTGGATGGGCTGTCTCGTCTGGGGCAGGGTGCGAGTCTCTCGAGATCGGCGATAAGGGCGGCATTAGGCCACAGCGTCTCGAGGACCCAGCCTTGGAGCTTCCTGCTCCAGAGTTTCTGGGCTCTTTGTTGGAGTTCCCGGGTGGCGTCCTTCGATGGTCACAAGACAAGAGAGTTCGCTCGTCCCCAGAGTCTCGGCGCGAGCCCCCAGCTGCCAACCGCGTTCCATGGAATGGTGATGACGGAGCCGCGTCGGAGAGTGACAATCAGCCCATCGGAGTCGATTCGCAGTTGTGCTCCAGCGGTGGGGACGAAGAGGAGGAAACGTAGCCCCAGGAAGAGGCTGGCTAAGCCGAATACCCCCATCCAAAGGAGGTTCCCCACCAAGTGTGCGCCCAATGGAGTGCGGATGCCCCGGAGGAGCTCCCACACCCCCGTGATCGTTGCGTACGGACCGACCATGAGCCCGATGATCAGAAAGGCACGGCCTCCTCGGACCGAGTCGACGTCGAGTCGATGGCTCCGTGGAGAGTCGGCCACGGCGGGTCCCTCCGGGTCTTCGGCTGGAGTCGCCATGGCTGCCATAGTAGGAGCCAAGATCGGCCCGTGTCCTTCCACGAGGTTTCGTCGGGGCGGCGGGAGTCGTGACGGGAACGTCCGACGTGCCTCGAAGCTCTGTGAGGCGATCGGTTAGCCTCCGACGCGTGTCGAAGCTCGTCGGCGTTCCCACGGTTGGCATGGTCGGTGGCGGCCAGCTGGCTCGGATGACCCATCAGGCCGGAATCGCCCTCGGCGTCCAGTTTCGTGTGCTCGCCGAGGGGCCTGAGGTGTCGGCGGCGCGGGTGGCGCGCGACGTCACCGTCGGCGACTATCGCGATCTCGACACGCTGCGGGCTTTCGCGGCCGGCTGCGACGTGGTCACCTTCGACCACGAGCACGTGCCGACCGACCACCTGGTGCGGTTGGAGAAGGATGGCGTCGTCTGCCGCCCAGGTGCGGACGCGCTCGTCCACGCCCAGGACAAGGCGGTGATGCGGGAGCGGCTCACCGCGCTCGGCATCCCGTGTCCGAGGTATCGGCTCGTCGCCGGCGTGGACGACCTCGCGGCGGCAGCGCGCGAGCTGGGGCTGCCACTCGTCCTCAAGGCGACCCGTGGCGGCTACGACGGCAAGGGCGTCTGGGTCGTGGACGACCTCGACGGCGAGGACGTGGGCCGGCTGCTGTCCGCCGACGTGCCCCTCCTCGCGGAGGAACGCGTCGACTTCGTCCGCGAGCTGTCCGCCGTCGTCGCGCGTTCGCCGTCCGGTCAGGCGATCGCGTACCCGGTCGTCGAGTCCGTCCAGCGGGACGGCATCTGCCACGAGGTCGTCGCCCCGGCGCCTGGTCTCCCGGAGGACCGGGCACTCGACGCGCAGGGCATCGCGCTCAGGATCGCCGGCGAGCTGAACGTGTTCGGCATCCTCGCGGTCGAGCTCTTCGAGACCCAGGACGGGCGCGTCTTGGTCAACGAGCTGGCGATGCGGCCGCACAACACCGGCCACTGGACCATCGACGGCGCGGTCACCAGCCAGTTCGAGAACCACCTGCGCGCGATCCTCGACCTTCCGCTCGGCTCGCCCCGGCCGCGCGCACCGTGGACGGTCATGGTGAACGTGCTCGGCGGCGACTACCCGAACATGCACTATGGGCTCCTGCACTGTCAGGCCAGGGACCCGGCGATGCGCGTCCACCTGTACGGCAAGGAAGTCCGGCCCGGGCGCAAGGTGGGCCACGTGACGGCGTACGGCGACGACCTCGACGACGTACGTGAGCGCGCCCGCCACGCCGCCGCCTACCTCACGGGAGAGATCGATGAGTGACGCCTCGTCCGCCACCCCCGTCGTCGGGGTCGTGATGGGATCCGACTCCGACTGGCCGACCATGGAGGCCGCCGCGCAGGCGCTGGAGGAGTTCGACGTCCCCTACGAGGTGGGCGTGGTGTCCGCGCACCGCATGGCGCGGGAGATGCTCGAGTACGGCGAAACCGCCGCTGCCCGA contains the following coding sequences:
- a CDS encoding WXG100 family type VII secretion target; translation: MVEFDPEAFGRGLKGLAEGEDSPYICIARAKGLIEAAELHPLAFGLICLPIVKGTYDDSREFLAKNLRTGTENMHAVLAGLNRVAANYRNAEQANLLLPEKVDLPEIKVTATNAKIIFEAAVVYWCKMGLLAMLAQKVSVECARLAVSAGVAAALWLGFMPDDVALSRAHGQWQEAANQLEKFNDDILVKMNALNAAWSGSEAQEAFTRWMDNFREEVEECRDAVAKGADSLKDLYDTLNSECYMAFVATVANLIVLAAMACLSLSCPPLWKAAMEAVGAVLSINTGTRIAYAAAAIKTVLLAIRGIVGTTFVTKKEKGDAGNGVDFEEVALSNEQIEALVRGVNS
- a CDS encoding YbaB/EbfC family nucleoid-associated protein, which translates into the protein MSADLEDHERLLKEAADRLERIQAMGTQLTEVRGEAETADGKVRAVVRPGGALESLTLDPRAMRMASEDLAAAIVEAVAAATEDVTAKVAEAMESVLPGVGASIAELADPAALAEAQSRSEQQINSIVESLRRGFS
- a CDS encoding 5-(carboxyamino)imidazole ribonucleotide synthase, with the translated sequence MVGGGQLARMTHQAGIALGVQFRVLAEGPEVSAARVARDVTVGDYRDLDTLRAFAAGCDVVTFDHEHVPTDHLVRLEKDGVVCRPGADALVHAQDKAVMRERLTALGIPCPRYRLVAGVDDLAAAARELGLPLVLKATRGGYDGKGVWVVDDLDGEDVGRLLSADVPLLAEERVDFVRELSAVVARSPSGQAIAYPVVESVQRDGICHEVVAPAPGLPEDRALDAQGIALRIAGELNVFGILAVELFETQDGRVLVNELAMRPHNTGHWTIDGAVTSQFENHLRAILDLPLGSPRPRAPWTVMVNVLGGDYPNMHYGLLHCQARDPAMRVHLYGKEVRPGRKVGHVTAYGDDLDDVRERARHAAAYLTGEIDE